In Allorhizobium pseudoryzae, the genomic window GAGCGCAGGCCCGACCACTGGCCGTCCAGCCAGTCGGCCTTGTTCGGCTTGTAGCTCTGGCCGGCTTCGAATTCCTGCTCCAGATGGGCGCGCCAATCGGCCTTCATCTTCTGGAACTCGCCGTCGGAGATCAGGCCTTCGGCGATCAGGCGCGCGGCATAGATCTCGGTGACCGTCTGGTGGGCACGGATGACCTTATACATCTTCGGCTGCGTGAACGCGGGCTCATCGCCTTCGTTATGGCCGAAGCGGCGGTAGCAGAACATATCCACGACCACCGGCTTGTGGAACTTCATGCGGTATTCGGTGGCGATCTTCGCGGCATAGGTGACCGCTTCCGGATCGTCGCCGTTCACGTGGAAGATCGGCGCCTCGATCATCTTTGCAACGTCGGACGGATAGGGCGACGAGCGCGAGAAGGCCGGGTTCGTGGTGAAACCGATCTGGTTGTTGATGATGAAGTGCATGGTGCCGGCGACGCGGTGGCCGCGCAGACCCGACAGGCCGAGGATTTCGGCAACCACGCCCTGGCCGGCAAAGGCCGCATCGCCGTGCAGCAGCAGCGGCAGAACCTTGGCGCGTTCCTTCAAGGGAACGATGTCGCCTTCCCAGCTCTTCGTCAGCATGTCCTGCTTGGCGCGGGCCTTGCCCATGACGACGGGGTTGACGATTTCGAGGTGCGACGGGTTCGCCGTCAGCGACAGGTGGACCTTGTTGCCGTCGAACTCGCGGTCGGACGAAGCACCGAGGTGGTACTTCACGTCACCGGACCCTTCGACTTCGTCGGGCTTGAAGGAACCGCCCTTGAACTCGTGGAAGATGGCGCGGTGCGGCTTGCCCATCACCTGGGACAGAACGTTCAGGCGGCCGCGATGGGCCATGCCGAGAACGATCTCTTCCATGCCTTCCTGTCCGCCGCGCTTGATGATCTGCTCGAGCGCCGGGATCAGCGATTCGCCGCCATCAAGGCCAAAACGCTTGGTGCCCTTGTACTTGACGTCGATGAACTGCTCGAAGCCTTCGGCCTCGACCAGCTTCTGCAGGATCGCCTTCTTGCCGTTCGGCGTGAATTCGACGCCCTTGCCGGGGCCTTCGATGCGCTCCTGGATCCAGGCCTTTTCTTCCGGATTGGAGATGTGCATGAACTCGACGCCGAGCGTCGAGCAGTAGGTGCGCTGCAGGATGTCGAGCATCTCGCGGATCGTCGCGTATTCGAGACCCAGCACGTTGTCGATGAAGATCTTGCGGTCGTAGTCGGCTTCGGTGAAGCCGTAGGCCGTCGGCGACAGTTCGTTGTAGTCGTCCACCGGTGCGGCAAGACCGAGCGGATCGAGCTTGGCATGCAGGTGGCCGCGCATGCGGTAGGCGCGGATCATCATGATGGCGCGCACGCTGTCGCGGGTGGCCTGCAGGACAGCGGCCGGATCGACGGCCTTGCCCGATGCGGAGGCGGTCGCCTCTGCCTTGGCCTGAACCTTCTTTTCGATCGCCTTTTCAACGACCGGCCAGTTGCCGTCGAGCGCCGAGACCAGCTCGCCATTGGCCGGGATCGGCCAGTTCTTGCGCTGCCAGGAGGCACCGCTTGCGGCCTTCTTCACATCGTCCGGATTGTCGCCCAGCGCCTTGAAGAAGGACTGCCATTCGGGACCGACGGACGTCGGATCTTCCTCGTAGCGCGCATAAAGCTGCTCGATATAGGCGGCATTCGCGCCGTCGAGGAAGGAGGTGATGAGGAACTGCTCGTTGGCTTCTTGCCGTGCCATGGTGCTTACGCGGACGTGGCGCCCGCCTCCTGACGTAATTTTTTAGGGCCGGATCTTGGAAAGCGCCGACCATCGCTTGTCATGCTTCAACCACGGCCAGAAGGATGTGCGTGTCTGGTTGCGGTCAAGGCAGGCGAACCATCAGCTGATTCGCCTGCCAAAAGTTTAATTAGCGCTTCGCAATGTGCGCCTCTTATGTGGCGTCAGCCCTTCAGGACTTCAACCAGCGTCTTGCCGAGACGGGCCGGAGACGGCGAAACCTTGATGCCGGCCGCTTCCATGGCCGCGATCTTCGACTCCGCGTCACCCTTGCCGCCCGAGACGACAGCGCCGGCGTGACCCATGGTGCGGCCCTTCGGTGCGGTACGGCCCGCGATGAAGCCGGCCATCGGCTTCTTGCGGCCCTTTTTGGCTTCGTCGATGAGGAACTGCGCCGCATCTTCTTCCGCCGAACCGCCGATTTCGCCGATCATGATGATCGAGGTCGTGGCTTCGTCGGCCAGGAACATTTCCAAAACGTCGATGAACTCGGTGCCCTTCACCGGATCGCCGCCGATACCGACAGCCGTCGTCTGGCCAAGACCTTCGTTCGAGGTCTGGAACACGGCTTCATAGGTCAGGGTTCCCGAGCGGGACACGATACCGACCGAACCCTTGCGGAAGATCGAACCAGGCATGATGCCGATCTTGCACTCTTCCGGCGTGAGAATGCCCGGGCAGTTGGGGCCGAGCAGGCGCGACTTCGACTTGTCGAGCTTTGCCTTCACGCGCACCATGTCCATGACCGGGATGCCCTCGGTGATGCAGGTGATAAACGGGATCTCGGCGTCGATCGCCTCGATGATCGCATCCGCAGCACCCGCCGGCGGAACGTAGATCACGGATGCATCCGCACCGGTCTTTTCCTTGGCTTCGGCAACGGTTGCGAAGATCGGCAGGGTTTCACCCTTCGAGCCGGTCCAGCTTTCGCCGCCCTTCTTCGGGTGGATACCGCCGACCATCTGAGTGCCGTAATAGGCCAGCGCCTGTTCGGTGTGGAAGGTGCCGGTCTTGCCGGTCAGGCCCTGCACGAGGACCTTGGTATTCTTGTTTACGAGAATGGACATTGTCGTTCCGGTCCTTCCGATTAGCCGTTGATCGCCGCGACGATCTTCTTGGCCGCATCGTCCAAGTCGTCAGCTGCCGTGATAGCGAGGCCCGATTCGTTCAGGATCTTCTTGCCGAGTTCCACATTCGTGCCTTCGAGGCGCACGACGAGCGGAACCTTGAGGCCGACTTCCTTCACGGCGGCGATCACGCCTTCCGCGATGACGTCGCACTTCATGATGCCGCCGAAGATGTTGACGAGGATGCCCTCGACCTTCGGGTCAGCCGTGATGATCTTGAAGGCAGCCGCGACCTTCTCCTTGCCGGCGCCACCGCCGACGTCGCAGAAGTTTGCCGGCTCCTTGCCGTACAGCTTGATGATGTCCATGGTTGCCATGGCAAGGCCGGCGCCGTTGACCATGCAGCCGATATTGCCGTCGAGCGCCACGTAAGCGAGGTCCCACTTGGAGGCTTCGATTTCCTTGGCGTCTTCTTCGGTCTCGTCGCGCAGCGCCTTGACGTCGTCGTGACGGAACAGGGCGTTGCCGTCGAAGGACATCTTGGCGTCGAGAACGCGCAGGTGGCCGTTGGTCATGACGATCAGCGGATTGACTTCCAGAAGCGCCATATCCTTCTCGTTGAAGGCCTTGTAGAGCGCCGGGAACAGC contains:
- a CDS encoding 2-oxoglutarate dehydrogenase E1 component, whose translation is MARQEANEQFLITSFLDGANAAYIEQLYARYEEDPTSVGPEWQSFFKALGDNPDDVKKAASGASWQRKNWPIPANGELVSALDGNWPVVEKAIEKKVQAKAEATASASGKAVDPAAVLQATRDSVRAIMMIRAYRMRGHLHAKLDPLGLAAPVDDYNELSPTAYGFTEADYDRKIFIDNVLGLEYATIREMLDILQRTYCSTLGVEFMHISNPEEKAWIQERIEGPGKGVEFTPNGKKAILQKLVEAEGFEQFIDVKYKGTKRFGLDGGESLIPALEQIIKRGGQEGMEEIVLGMAHRGRLNVLSQVMGKPHRAIFHEFKGGSFKPDEVEGSGDVKYHLGASSDREFDGNKVHLSLTANPSHLEIVNPVVMGKARAKQDMLTKSWEGDIVPLKERAKVLPLLLHGDAAFAGQGVVAEILGLSGLRGHRVAGTMHFIINNQIGFTTNPAFSRSSPYPSDVAKMIEAPIFHVNGDDPEAVTYAAKIATEYRMKFHKPVVVDMFCYRRFGHNEGDEPAFTQPKMYKVIRAHQTVTEIYAARLIAEGLISDGEFQKMKADWRAHLEQEFEAGQSYKPNKADWLDGQWSGLRSADNADEQRRGKTAVPMKSLKDIGRKLATVPEGFNAHRTIKRFMENRAQMVETGEGIDWAMAEALAFGSLVTEGHKVRLSGQDCERGTFSQRHTVLYDQDSEDRYIPLANLAPNQARYEVINSMLSEEAVLGFEYGYSLARPNALTLWEAQFGDFANGAQVVFDQFISSGERKWLRMSGLVCLLPHGYEGQGPEHSSARLERWLQMCAEDNMQVANCTTPANYFHILRRQMKRDFRKPLILMTPKSLLRHKRATSTLAEMAGESSFHRLLWDDAEVIKDGPIKLQKDAKIRRVVMCTGKVYYDLLEEREKRGIDDIYLLRIEQLYPFPAKALINELSRFRHAEMVWCQEEPKNMGAWAFIDPYLEWVLAHIDAKYQRVRYTGRPAAASPATGLMSKHLAQLEAFLEDALGG
- the sucD gene encoding succinate--CoA ligase subunit alpha — encoded protein: MSILVNKNTKVLVQGLTGKTGTFHTEQALAYYGTQMVGGIHPKKGGESWTGSKGETLPIFATVAEAKEKTGADASVIYVPPAGAADAIIEAIDAEIPFITCITEGIPVMDMVRVKAKLDKSKSRLLGPNCPGILTPEECKIGIMPGSIFRKGSVGIVSRSGTLTYEAVFQTSNEGLGQTTAVGIGGDPVKGTEFIDVLEMFLADEATTSIIMIGEIGGSAEEDAAQFLIDEAKKGRKKPMAGFIAGRTAPKGRTMGHAGAVVSGGKGDAESKIAAMEAAGIKVSPSPARLGKTLVEVLKG
- the sucC gene encoding ADP-forming succinate--CoA ligase subunit beta; the encoded protein is MNIHEYQAKALLKGYGAPVAAGVAIHSADEAAAAAKQLPGPLYVVKSQIHAGGRGKGKFKELGPDAKGGVRLAKSIDEVVAHAKDMLGNTLVTAQTGEAGKQVNRLYIEDGADIARELYCSLLVDRSVGQVAFVVSTEGGMDIEAVAHDTPEKIHTIAIDPEVGVTADDVAKISAALALDGAAAEDAKALFPALYKAFNEKDMALLEVNPLIVMTNGHLRVLDAKMSFDGNALFRHDDVKALRDETEEDAKEIEASKWDLAYVALDGNIGCMVNGAGLAMATMDIIKLYGKEPANFCDVGGGAGKEKVAAAFKIITADPKVEGILVNIFGGIMKCDVIAEGVIAAVKEVGLKVPLVVRLEGTNVELGKKILNESGLAITAADDLDDAAKKIVAAING